The genomic stretch acatcaTGTTTTGGCTGTGATTCGTATTGCAAATATGTTTAACTtatgtattaaataagttacacttttgagggcatttttaaatatatatttttttaaaccatctGCCTGTACTATAACCTGCCACCGTGGAATTGGCAGTGTTGAGCACTGAGGAGGACTTGAGAGAACCTGATGTGTGCAAATATAAACCAAACCAGCACTGAACACTATCATAGTATTTGCTCTAATGTAtataacatgcacatttttctatCTGTGTATGTATTGCTCATATATcttggtctttgttctaatgtatagaacatgcatatttttgtatttatattctaCCTTTATTCTAATTTATCTTTACAATGcttgatttgtggttgttatttatggtggaaattaatgttaagttgattatgtaaaatgtaaaaattaaaaaaaacctgccttcagtgcatatttgataCAATTTTTCTCTGATAGGGAGAGctttgagggatccatgctagaaaatgtctgttttgcatgctaaattttttttttttaaatattggcaGATATATCGGTAATGGGGAAATTTAGCATCCAAATTATTGGTATCAGTATCAGTATTggacccaaaaaacctgtatcggtCGGCCTCTATTATCAATAGATAAGCTCCATCTGCATACAAAAAGGTCCTGCTATGGGAACAATTGTGTGTATTTTCAGCAGCCACTGGTGGAGTAAGTCAATAGTCAATAGGAAACTCTGTTTGATCTTCTAATTGATCAAATGTATCTAGAGTCGGTATATAATACTTCTTCCCATGAAACATTGCCTCAGTTGTACCAAGTTAACTGTTTACGGTTCATGTATTCTCTCCTTTCTTTAGGCTTACATTCAGATAACCTTTGTGGAACCTTTCTTTGACGAGTACGAGATGAAAGACAGGCTGACCAACTTTGAAAAGAACTTCAACCTACGGCGGTTCATGTACACCACCCCCTTCACAAAGAGCGGGCGTCCCAGGGGAGAGCTCAATGAGCAATACAAGCGCAAGACCATCCTCACCACCATGCACGCCTTTCCATACATCAAGACCCGGATCAATGTCATTCAGAAGGAAGAGGTAAGTGAGCCCAGTAGTGGTCCATGTATGAAGAAACCGGGGGTCATTCTAAAACATCATCTTTCAGTAATTCTGACAGACACCATGAAACATATTGGGCTACTTGTGACAATGGCACACTTCTTGTGCAGAGTGTGATACCCTTAGCTGTAAAATGCTGGAATTCACAGCAGCTCATTAAAGAAATACCAGTACTCTAGGAggatttttatttctattttataaGGTCTTTTCAGCTTATCTCTCATTTACCAGTCATGTAGGGTTCTGACACACCCCTGTCTTTCTCTGGCTCCAGTTTGATCTCACACCCATTGAAGTTGCCATTGAAGACATGCAGAAGAAAACCCTGGAGCTGGCAGTTGCCACGCATCGAGAGCAGCCCGATGCCAAGATGCTTCAGATGGTTTTGCAAGGGTCCGTGGGGGCCACAGTCAATCAGGTTTGTTGCTAGATGTGATTTCCCAATGCATCTCTAAAAACGGTGCCAGGGTGTCTCTGTTTCATATTGATTCAGGCTAATTTATCCATTTACAAACTTTTAATACATCCAGACATCAGAACTTAGATTGGAAAGTTCAAAACTATAAATGTGATATTTTGCAAGAGGAACATAATGAGGCATAAAGAATACAGATCTATATAAACTTCAAAGGCAAGTACACATTTCATACTTGACCACAAACAATATGactgttttatgttatttttctgATTGTTACAGTTTTATATAGTGGTTAATGTTGTTGATTCAGTAGTCAAAACATTAATTCAATCTCCAGATGCCTTTGAGGCATAAACATGCAGCGAAACCTAGAATAATAACCAAGTAATCCTGCAACACCAAAGGGCAGTCTAGATTATGTATTGTTGCACAGAGGTAACTTCAGTGAAGCAGCCTACCCTCACAACATGGGGCTATTAGCAAGCAGGCTACATCGAGGAAATACTTTCTGAACGGTACTGCTCTGATGCTTATTTAAGTGTACATTTACAGCATAATCACTGATGTATATTGTAGGTTTGATGTTACTTGCTAATGTTTAGGCTTAACATCTTGGAATGGGATTGGATCTGTTTACACCCAGACCCTCTTTTTGCCAGCCTgcaaaccttttttttattgGTCTTTTTAAGGGGCCTCTAGAGGTAGCACAGGTGTTTCTGAATGAGATCCCAGGAGACCCCAAGCTTTTCAGACACCATAACAAACTGAGGCTGTGCTTTAAAGAGTTCATTATGCGGTAAGTAAAACAGTGATCTAAGGTGTTTTAGTTGTCTTTGTCCTTTGATGGTtctgtatatgtttgtgttctTGATATAATGTCGTATTACTAAATGTTTTGGAACAATACAAAGGAGCACAGTTTGTTTTCATAGTTAATAGGGTATGTAGGCCCATCCTTGGCCTTGCTGATCACTGCAGTTCTTCTGATGGAATACTGTACAATTCCTCTGGCAATGCACATGAGTTCAGGACTCTGGTCAAGCCATGAAATGATCTCATCATTATTGTCCTTGAACCAGTCACACTAAACTTAACAATATATACTGGCAGTTATGGCACCCTTCACAAAAACTACTCTCTACATAGTACATGACCTCAATTCTGGCTGAGGAAAGCTTGTCACCTTACATTTAGTAAAACAGTGCCTGTATCCCGCTAGGAGTTAAACCCTTTCAGTAAtgagtgaaaaatataaaattccatatatggaaaatgtatacatgtgtatgtgtgtcttgcAAGGGAATGTTCTCACCTAAACCTGGCTTAGATTAGCTCTTTTGATGTCAAGTTCCTCTGATTGCTGCCAGCCCCCtgaataatgtttattttactttagaaaatgttttctttctatAAGCTTGCATGCACTCAGCATTgccaaaaaatatacaaatcaaCGTTTGTCAAAGCTGTCAAATTTTCAAGTAGTGAAATAGGCTACGTTAGTTCTCAATCAGTCATGCTAAAATATATCAGTCAAACTGAAAAGGCCTTCATTGACACTGTAAGATTAATAGAATGAGTAAACCCACAGCACATAGCAGTGTTTCATATAAACCTGTGAGTGCAGTTctgttaattcatgttttttcttaTGGTGACGTTCTGATAGGTGTGGAGAGGCCGTGGAGAAGAACAAACATCTTATCGCATCTGACCAAAAGGAGTATCAACAGGAGCTCAAAAAGAACTACAATAGACTGAAAGAAAACCTAAGGCCAATGCTTGAAAGAAAGATCCCAGAACTATATAAACCTATAATCAAGCCTCGCATTGAAAACAGGTGACCCTTCCCTTCAACTTTAACAAGTGAAATGAATAATCTTCTGTTACACATTACTTGTCTTTAAATCTACAGTTTCTACACAGTGAGGCCAGTTACAtaaacatctgctttggattccacatggcttttttttttttttagcattcTAAATGTATTTCCTAGCTTGATTTACTCAATCTCGTTTTTTTGGCCTGGTTGTGAATCGGCTATATCTGAGTTACACTGTAGATTAGTTGTAGTGGAAGCATCTCTAGTGTACGTCTGACAAGATGTGGAAATGAGCAAGAAAATGGTTGCAGTACATGGTACCATCATTAAAAAGGAACTCCTTTACAATCACATTTATATAACATACATTGAGGTAAATCagctatttaaatgttttgattaaTAAACATCAAATGATGTCTGTTGTACACTTAAGGCCATGGCACACTTCCTGTACTGAACACCAGGCAGCTTGTTCGTGTTTAACCTTTCCTTCCTCTGTTTCGCTTTGTTTGGAAGGGAATCCTTTAAAAGACATAGTTTCCGAAGAACAGCCGATGAAAATTCATGAAGAGATGAGCGGTTTCCCATGTGTGTGCTCAGAAGACCATCTCGATTGAAACAACAGTTGTGGGAGAGAAGAGAAATGTGATCTCTATTTGCTGAAAATTGCAGAGGCCATGTATGAGAAAAGTTATAAGTTTGACGTCACAATTAATTCTGATGAAAAGTCACGCACTTAATATAattaggggggaaaaaaatagaagaCTGAAGTAGGTTGCCTAAAAATTACATCAGCACAGTATTTGTGCGAAGTGGCTTTTGATAAAGGTCATGTGATTTACAGTTCCCCAGCCtttaattaacacatttcaGAAATCTGGAGTTTTACTTCTTAAAAGCTGGTTTCATTTATAAGATTAAAGGGTTCATATCAGTAGTCTCTGCAGGTCCAGTGACTAAGCACACTTAAGAAATAACAGCACTGTACAGTTATATTTTAGTTGTTTGTAAATATGCTATTGTTTTTATCATATCATACTTATTTAACATTTGAAAGTAGAACATAGACTTGACCATACACATAGAAGTAAAAATGTTAGATTTAGAAATGTCATGCAGGCCTTAGTTCGGTGAATGAGCTTCATTTGCATGAGATCCATTGCCGATTGCTGGCAGTGAACTAGCAGATTCTTCCACAGTTTCTTGTAGAAGACATAAAGATGATAACTAATAAACAAAGTAGAAATACATTAGATTTTATGGAAATTATATTAGATGTATACAGTtgtcattcatttttatttatttgaatgttgtgtgcacatttttaatttactatacAGTACAACCAGCCTTAATGGTTCAAGGTACCACAGACATTTGTCTCACTCAGACATATTCCAAGCAGGACATCAAAGTATATAACacacagaggcttctctgtgtagatgttttaatttattggcTTAACAATAGTTTAAGGAGAATGTGcctttttgtcaaatacaaaaATTATTTTGCTTGGAACCGTGAAAGACTGCTAGATTATAGCCTTTTTATGAAGTAGGCCAGTTTTTAtatgaataataagaatataaATGATGAATGCACAGTGTGAAACAAAACTATCACTTCAATGTATATGTTACATGGACCACTCCCATAAAAATCAATCCTATGAATGGGgtgaaacaaaactaatgacCAGTCGTGAAGAGCAGGGAGAGCACCTGACAGTGGTTGGAATTTCTCAGTTTGACAacgaaacaacaacaacaaaaacggaAAAAATGTGGTTAGGCATATTATTTcagaagcattttaaaaatgttttaaagtatCTCTGTATAATGTACATTTTAGTTTATGATGtaatatttgtttagtttacAGCAGAATATGTTCCAATATCAGAACAGTCTGCAAGAGAAAATAAGGTACAGTGTCAGAAGGAAGTGTTTCTTTGTtgatctttttttcttctttttctcaaCTTGAACATATCATAGCATCTTACAGTCTGTTACATAATACAATTTGctgctttttttaattaaaaaaactttttgttttaaataactggAATCTTAAAGAGTTTTCTTGTACAAAGAGCTGAGCTGATACAACTTAAGGTGAAATCATGGAAATGTTTACCTTTGTAATAAATCTTTATTCAAATATGTAACGTGTCTTTATTTTCTAATTAAGTTCTGTAATCTTCACTGATTCTCTTCTGTATTTAAGCTGTCACAGTCATATAATGGCAGTGTAATCTCAATTTTAAAGAAAACTTCACATTCCACCAGCAATGCTATAGTGTCAGTGTCCAAGTCATGtgacaaaatagaaaataatatcTTACGATAAAACGCCATTGATTAATTGCATTGTGGATAATTAACACTAGTAAAGTTGGTCAACGTATAATGTACCTACTGAAAGTGTGAGGTTATGCAAATTAATCACTTGTAGCATACAGCAAACAAGTACTTGAGACGGATATGTTCAGCATAGTTGGACAGGTGCAGCCTGATTGTACCTATGGCTTCAATTTACCTTAGCACCTTAAGACGTACCTTCTAGTAAACCCTGTTCAGAACAACGCACGACTTACcacttatttattatgtattagtGTCAGTTGCTTCATTTAAATTCATAGaaaatttttatttatttattacgcaatgaaaaaagtaaggtaaaaaacaaaaagcgacTTCCATACAGACTGACACTTATTTAACTTCCTGGTACGGTACGATGACGTCATTAAAACGCGCCGAAGCTGCAATGAGAGGAATtcgcgttcaggtctgtgtgcGATGTGTCGCTGTCCCGGGAAATGCGTTGCTCTTTGCTTTGTGTTGTATcactatttttgtttatttaaagttagtACTTTCCAATAGAGAGAGCAAATCCATGACCAGTCTTGTTAACTATTAAGTGCCATcctttaactttaaatattTCCTTCTTATTCGGACATGATCCGAGAGGATAACCACTTAAACACTATATTCATCAAGGCTTATCTATGGgacaataatttaaattatacactATATTATGTGTTGCTTGTTAAGGACGCTTGTTTGTGAACTATTGTCATTCGTATGTATGCATCTGTACACGGGCCATAGCTACTTGTAGTAAAGACTACTACACTTttttatgctttttaaaaattgtCTTCTCCTatgcttttttttaatcaaaatcttCCTGATAAAATAAGGCAGGTAATGTTAGCATAATGGAGACCATTGATTATTGatcattttttctttcatcCTTCGACAGAGCCGTGCAGTGCACATTACCAGCAGCAGGGGGAGCAAATTACACCTGTTACTGTGGACCCTGTTCACCTAGAGGAGTTTTTAGGATGTGGTGTCAGAAAAGACAACATGCTATTCTTTGAAATCTTGGGACTtaagtattgaaaaaaaaaggttttagagCTTCTTTGTTTATAGTTTGTTGGCACTTTCAGATTTATGTTGTGTAGGGGATCAAGCTGTCACGCTGCACCCAGAATAAATGGTAAAGCATAATCAGCCCCAGTCAAACTTTGTAAAGAAGTTACTAAGGGAACAAGGAATATTCTTATATTACTCCATTCTATTTAAGTCAAAAAAGGTGTGTTTGGAGTGTTTGGATAATAGTTCTAATTCATGAAATTATTTCtgcattaaatatgttttttaattgaccAAACCACAGATATGGAACATAATCTAAACTCAGTTAATCACAATAATCACAGGCGTGAAAGCAGTTGGGAAGTTAAAACACTTTTCTCGGATATGCTGTAGGCAGTTTAATTTCTAGAGTGGAATTAATGTGGCCTGAATTAAGGCATTTTTACAACTGCGGTGTGCAGCTGTTTCTATTTAGGGATCACAAAGAATgtcacaaatgaaatctgatTTCTGAAGTCCTGGCCTTAGGCATAATTATAGACTGTGGTTCAtgggaaaaaaacatgcaatttaCTGTACATGGTAAATGCATGACTAGTTAACATAAATCTTGAGGCCTGTgactatttaattatttgataaaaaaaaaaacagactttcTATGCAAGAAGACCTAAAACGCAGTGTTATAAATGGAGATGAACCTGGACCCCAGTAAAGATGATCTGCCCCTCAGAGCCAACACTAACCACATGCTAGTAAGACACTATGTGCTGGACTTGGCTGTGCACTTTGAAAGAAAGGTCATCAGTGGCAACGTGGTCCTTTTCTTTGAAACCGGGAAAGGTGGCCATAAATTATGTAATACTGAGGCAAGCGAGCCCCTTCCCCAAAGGCATTCGCCGCACAGTGGAGTGGAGACACCTGATCGGTCGCAGTTCCCTTTGAAAGGTGTGAGTGCTTATTCAGCTTCATCTGACACTACTGATGCCGGTGGAAGTGACGGAAAGGATACCTTGGGTGAAAACAGTTGCCATGGTGACTCGCAGTTGACATCTCTTTCCAGTACAAAGCAGGACTGCAGCGAGAGGGAGGATTTTGTCCTGGTGTTAGACTGTTGCGATCTGTCAGTGAGCAAGGTTGAAGAGGTCGATGTGACCTCCGTGAGAGGTGTCCAGGAGCTGCGAAGCGGTTGTGTGGAAGAGGATCTTGCACACGGGGTGACAGACTGTCTCCGGAGTCACAGCGTGCAGAAACTTGTCACTCTACCGGCAGAATGCTGGGAGGAGCAGCATGACTTATACATGCAGTGCAGTCAAGCTCCAGGATGTGGGGACCTTTCCTTTGAGACTGATTCATGGAGTCTACAAATCCGAAAGGAGGGAATTCACTCTCCCTGTGACTTCCCTCATGCCTTGAGGATCTATTATGAAACCATGCCTGAGGGCGCGTCAGTTAGGTGGACCAAAGACCAAAGTGGCAGGTGGGTCTGTGTGCTGGCACTCTCTTACAGTGCCGGTCAGGATCTGAATGaatgtgctgcaggatttctaCATAGAGACTTAAACACATAGAGACTCTTTGGAGTTGGACGGCTGCCACGGTTCACTGGCAGTTATCATTTTTAGAAGTTTTAGACTTTTAATGGCAGTTTTGTGTCATTAGGTGCAATATAATCAACTGAAGGTGTACTGTTGCAGACTTCATACACTTTAACTAAACAATGTTTTTCAGATCACTTATATAACCcatgtctttatttttgtatagttATTTTCACTTAGTCTTGACAGTTGAGCATTGACACTATGCGTAATAgaatttgcaatttaaaattgaTCATAAAGCTCAATACATTCAAGGACCAGGAGGGAACCTGTTCTGCATGCTAGAGCCAGACACCTGTGTACATTTGCTCAACGACTTTAGATTTAATTCCTGgagtgtgttttttgttctagCTTAACTCATCTCCCAATTACTATTATTGGTCTAATTCTTTAAATATACTTTCTGTAACAGTATTGTAAGACGCACAATCATCACAAATAAGTATTTTTGATTTAGTTCACAATACTGAGAAACATAACTCAGCACTGTAAACAAGTTCCTGACTGACACACTATGTTTTTAAAGTGAATTTCATTTTCCCGTGATCGTTAACTGCAGGCTTTGTTGTGCTGTCGTTGCAGAGCCTGCGTGTACACTGTGGGGTCTCCCATTAACAACCGGGCCCTCTTTCCATGTCAGGAGCCCCCAGTTGCCATGTCAACATGGCAGGCTGCTATTGAGGCGCCGCCGGAGTGTGTAGTTCTGTTGAGTGGAGAGAAAGAGGCCCAACCTGCCCGGCACAAGGAAGGTGCTACCTGTCTTTCAGTTTACTCTGAATGCTGAAGTGTTCATTTAGTTGccttaataatattttttcttatAAAAACAGGCCTCTTTCatttacaaatatacatatttttaaactattttttacTTTAACTTGTTCAAGTTTTGTTCTGCATGATTTTCACAGCTGTATCCTGGACTGTTGCATGTCTGTACTGACGGCCACGCCAGTGTTCCCGTTCACCAATCTCCTTTATGCtgaatgttgcttgatatgcaCCCTTTGATGGGTTGCTAATAAACCCGTGCTATTGAACCACCCCTGTCAATGACTACACTGGAAATCAGCAGCAGATCTTAAACTGTGGACTggaatttcaaaatgtaaaccCTCACAATCTAGAGACTTGACATGCCAGCTTTAAATTGTTTCATATAATATCATCATACCATAAATAAGACTGCCAGTGTCCCCCACCTCCCATTTTCATTCCTCAcaataaaaagttaatttaatgtTCCTGAATCCTTGTCCAGAAGGTGGCTTGAGGAATACACTAGATTGTGATTTCCAATATGAAAAAAAAGAGCATTAGTCAAATGACTGTTGATTAAAAAGGTGTTAACgtgtttttgtattgattgcCCACAGAAATTTCCTCATGTAATTCCTTACCTGCATTTTGTGTCTATATTCAATAATAGAACCTACTTTAATTACTCTTGCTACTTTTTGGAAAAAGTGCCTTTCTTTTTGAAAAGCAGATCCTTTTCTAAcaagtttattttcttctcttcaGTTTCGTCCCAGTGGTTTTATTATGTCACGATGCCAATGCCCGCATCCACTTTCACCATAGCAGTGGGCCACTGGATTAAGGCGGAGAGAAAAGAAGCATCGACAGCAGACAGAGAGACTGTTCCCATTCCTGCAGAAGCTTGCAGGTATCCTGTATACCCACCCCAAAACAAAACGTATAATTGTTTGGGGAAATATACTTTGATTGAAATGATCATTTTTATGTTCATTCTTCTTGATCTGCTTATAGCAACTGTTTAGTTTGCATCATTGAGGAATGAGGGATATAGCCTTTTTTCCCCCGTAAATTTcagatttcattttattaatattctcTCTACCAACCCACTGAAGACTAGTGTGATTCTCTGTGAAACCAATTTTGAGTTAAATTAACAATGCAAATCAGCCTACTATACGGTTACATAGATCACATGATCAGAAAAACTTAAATCTTCCTGCTTTTCATATCCAATACTACATTGATATTTAATACATGAAGTCTCCTCCTTCGGTGCAGTGAAATTCTTTGTGTGTTGCAGTTTGACGGAGACGCCGTGCCACCATGTGGATTACCCGTGCCGTTTCCAGAGGCGGGAAGCTCAGGTGCAGGCCGTGATTCCTCACCGAGTGTTTGCTCCGGCCTGTCTACGGGAGCAGGCAGAAGACGTGTTGCTTCCCCTGCTGCCTTCCTGCCTGTCTGCGGCGCATTCTGTCCTGGGCGCCCACCCCTTCCCCAGACTGGACGTGCTGATTGTCCCCACCGGCTTCTCCAGTCTAGGAATGGCAAGGTACTCTCCCTCAGCCCGAACACACTGGGCCCTGTCCAATCTGACACCATTACTTTACAGCTTGTTACAGCTGCAATTCCCACATAACCCCTTGATGTAGGTCCAAATTATTCAAACCCAACAGGTTTAATGGATATCTTTAAATAACTACTTGCATTGAcctgaaataataattttaattgctTATTAAATTGAATAATGAGTTCAGTTGACTAATTAAGATGTCAGATGGAGTGTAAACCAGAAGCAGGGGGCAGATTTGAAGAACACAGATGTGAGTCTAATCCCTCATTTATACATACTGCCATGAGAACGTTTCGATGTTTTGGGATATGTTTGTGTAAATATAATCAAATTCCTTGCTATGCTATACCGTATGACTGTGTCTCTAACTAAAGTTGAACAGTGACAGCAGGAGCCATTGCagccattttattttcctccaaGTCTCACCAACCAGCTGTGCCTG from Amia ocellicauda isolate fAmiCal2 chromosome 8, fAmiCal2.hap1, whole genome shotgun sequence encodes the following:
- the aopep gene encoding aminopeptidase O isoform X1 produces the protein MEMNLDPSKDDLPLRANTNHMLVRHYVLDLAVHFERKVISGNVVLFFETGKGGHKLCNTEASEPLPQRHSPHSGVETPDRSQFPLKGVSAYSASSDTTDAGGSDGKDTLGENSCHGDSQLTSLSSTKQDCSEREDFVLVLDCCDLSVSKVEEVDVTSVRGVQELRSGCVEEDLAHGVTDCLRSHSVQKLVTLPAECWEEQHDLYMQCSQAPGCGDLSFETDSWSLQIRKEGIHSPCDFPHALRIYYETMPEGASVRWTKDQSGRACVYTVGSPINNRALFPCQEPPVAMSTWQAAIEAPPECVVLLSGEKEAQPARHKEVSSQWFYYVTMPMPASTFTIAVGHWIKAERKEASTADRETVPIPAEACSLTETPCHHVDYPCRFQRREAQVQAVIPHRVFAPACLREQAEDVLLPLLPSCLSAAHSVLGAHPFPRLDVLIVPTGFSSLGMASPHIMFLSQSVLSGKNNLCGARLCHEIAHAWFGLAIGAQDWTEEWISEGFATYLEDVFWARAQQLSQKEAQELCQLKALLRWRRLRDELQNSEEELQILRPNRERTGEVSDSGTSLVKHALNPGKVFMQVHYLKGYFLLQFLASKIGEDLFLQFFCHFVHEFHGQLILSQDFLHRLLENFPEIKRQGLTLEAIYQDWLDSAGIPKPLFEGSNAWLHNNLVQAVKEEVAKWTRFSQSHRKGSKRKRGEGKVIFKEIAPEQLVLLLELLLEEPDLSVGTLRSLVQSYGLQTQDAEVRHRWCELVIKHKHTEAYGHVGHFLKQDQAMGVYLYGELMVNEDGKQQDLARRCFSAVQEEMDPTSKQVVEEMIF
- the aopep gene encoding aminopeptidase O isoform X2, which translates into the protein MEMNLDPSKDDLPLRANTNHMLVRHYVLDLAVHFERKVISGNVVLFFETGKGGHKLCNTEASEPLPQRHSPHSGVETPDRSQFPLKGVSAYSASSDTTDAGGSDGKDTLGENSCHGDSQLTSLSSTKQDCSEREDFVLVLDCCDLSVSKVEEVDVTSVRGVQELRSGCVEEDLAHGVTDCLRSHSVQKLVTLPAECWEEQHDLYMQCSQAPGCGDLSFETDSWSLQIRKEGIHSPCDFPHALRIYYETMPEGASVRWTKDQSGRACVYTVGSPINNRALFPCQEPPVAMSTWQAAIEAPPECVVLLSGEKEAQPARHKEVSSQWFYYVTMPMPASTFTIAVGHWIKAERKEASTADRETVPIPAEACSLTETPCHHVDYPCRFQRREAQVQAVIPHRVFAPACLREQAEDVLLPLLPSCLSAAHSVLGAHPFPRLDVLIVPTGFSSLGMASPHIMFLSQSVLSGKNNLCGARLCHEIAHAWFGLAIGAQDWTEEWISEGFATYLEDVFWARAQQLSQKEAQELCQLKALLRWRRLRDELQNSEEELQILRPNRERTGEVSDSGTSLVKHALNPGKVFMQVHYLKGYFLLQFLASKIGEDLFLQFFCHFVHEFHGQLILSQDFLHRLLENFPEIKRQGLTLEAIYQDWLDSAGIPKPLFEGSNAWLHNNLVQAVKEEVAKWTRFSQSHRKGSKRKRGEGKVIFKEIAPEQLVLLLELLLEEPDLSVGTLRSLVQSYGLQTQDAEVRHRWCELVIKHKHTEAYGHVGHFLKQDQGRCEAASQGEPQRAAHWISLQSFTGAHTSRAELL